The DNA sequence AGTATCAGGAATTGGGAAAGAAAACCCAACAGGAAATTGAAGGATCAAAACTGGTTGAGCTGGAGAATGTGGGGCATCTTCCGCACATTGAAGTATACCCAAAGTTTTTTGATGCTTTATACGATTTTATTAAATAAAGACTTTATACAAATAAAAAGAGGCTTTCTAAATTTAGAAAGCCTCTTTTCGTATGTATTGTTGTCTGAATTATTTCTTTTTGTAAGCAGCGTCTTTGATTCTTGCTTTCTTACCTCTAAGATCTCTGAAATAGTAAATTCTAGATCTTCTAACTCTACCTCTTCTGTCAACTTCAATTTTTTGAAGAGCTGGCATGTTGATAGGAAATACTCTTTCTACACCTACATCACCACTCATTTTTCTGATAGTGAAAGTTTTTGTAGAACCTGTACCTCTTAATTGGATAACTGTTCCTTTGAAGAACTGAGTTCTTGTTTTTTGTCCTTCTTTAATTTCGTAATACACAGTAATTGTATCACCTGCTTTGAATTCAGGGAATTCTTTTTTCGCAATGTACTTGTCTTGTACGTACTTTAATAAATCCATTATTAATGATAATATAATGTTAAGGCTAAGCAACTTACACGTTTTTCGTCAGAGGTTGAATAACAGGTTGCAAATGTACAAAATTAGTTTTGAATAATCCAAATAAATTTATGTTATTAATTATAAGTTTCTCTGTTGATTTCTGATCCAAAACTTAACATATCCTTTACTTTCCCGTGAAACTGTGTTTATAGGGGAATTTTACTTTTGCACGAAGTAAAAATTATAAATTATTCTCTTATTTTATTGAAAAACAATAAATTATTAGGGAGTACAAATCTAAAAAAATTTATTCTATGAAACATTACTTATTCTTTTTTTGTTTTGTCGTCGCCCAAATGACATTCGGACAAGCTTTATTTCCCTATCTGCAAAATCCGACACCCAGTTCTATGATTGTCAATTGGAAAACAGGATCCAATAATGAAACCACTGTACTTTATGGAAGTTCTCCTACCAATTTGAATGTTACCGTAACAGGAACAACAAATATTTTTTCCGATACAGGCTACAATAACAATTATTTCTATCATACAGCCAAGATTACCAATCTTCAGCCCAATACAAAATATTATTATAAAATAAAAACAGGTACGAACGAATCTGCGGTATACAACTTTCGTACGCTTCCATTACCCGGACAGCCCAGTACCGTGGATGGCAAAATTCGCTTCTTTATCATGGGTGACAATCAGATTAAGGCAGAACCAAGATATGATACCCTTACTTTGAATGCGTTTAAAAAATTAAAAGAAAAATTTGGCCCCAATTCAGATCCTTCGGATAATGTTGCCCTTACTTTTATGGTAGGAGATCAGGTAGATGTTGGGACTTTGGATCATTATGAAAATGTTCACTTTAAAAAGAACATTAAATTATCACCATATCTGCCTATTCAGACCACAGTTGGAAACCACGAAACGTATGGGACTTTAGGAATGAATTCTTATTATGCCCATTTTTATATCGATGAAATAAGATACAAGAATATTGCTTCAGGAAATGAAAATTACTATGCACAGCAAGCTGGAAACGTATTGTTTGTAAGCTTAAGTTCCGAACATACAGGGTCGGCTCAGCAAACATGGTTACAGGAAATTCTGACTGCTGCCAATAATGATCCCACAGTAGATTGGATCATTTCATTAAGCCACAGACCTTATCAGGCAGAGCAATATGTTGGTGATATTTCAACATGGGTGAGAAACAATGCTGTTCCTTTGCTTACTTCATCAAGCAAATATTTAATGCATGTAGGAGCACATCACCATTTATACCACAGAGGGCAGCTAAAAGATACACCAAATTATCAGATCATCTCAGGGGGAACTGCATGGGATCAATATTGGGGAATGTCTACAGAGCAGGATTTTGATGATGTTCAGAAAACATTAACGGATTGGACCTACCAGATCGTAGAAGTTGATGTCACTAATGGCAAAGTAGATGTAGAATGTTATTCTATAGGAGGTGTTTATACGAAGAAATACAATGAGCTTGTAGATTCTTTCCACCGATACAAAAATCAGCCAAAACCCGCAAAACCAAATATTACCAATACATTTTCAGGTCCCGTAACACTGCCATTAACTTTAAATGGAAGTAATTTTACATCGCCTAATAATGAACTTTTAAATACAACTCAGTTTCTGATCAGTAAAGCAGCTGATTTTTCTGTTATTGAAAAAGAGTTTTACCGTGATTTTGAAAACTGGTTTGGTAAAGATGGAACACCGGATAAAGCTAAAAATTTAAATGCCGGTGTAGATATTACAAAAGTTACTTTTCCTGCTAACTCGATTTCTAACGGGACATATTATGTGAAAACACGTTACAGAGATAGAAACCTGGAATGGAGTGACTGGAGTGATGTTAAGCAGTTCCAAATAACAGGAAGTGTTGTTTCGAATCCTACATTTACTTTAGATAAAACCGAATATCTGCAAAATACACCGATAGTTGCTACTTATACCGGCGGACCTGGTAATCTTAAAGACTGGGTTGGAATTTATAAGAAAGGACAGATTCCTGCAACTTCAACTTCTCAAACGTATATTTATACGAATGGACAAACCGCAGGAACAGCCAATTTCAATAGTGGACTGGCGACTAAGGGA is a window from the Chryseobacterium sp. T16E-39 genome containing:
- the rplS gene encoding 50S ribosomal protein L19, translating into MDLLKYVQDKYIAKKEFPEFKAGDTITVYYEIKEGQKTRTQFFKGTVIQLRGTGSTKTFTIRKMSGDVGVERVFPINMPALQKIEVDRRGRVRRSRIYYFRDLRGKKARIKDAAYKKK
- a CDS encoding fibronectin type III domain-containing protein, whose amino-acid sequence is MKHYLFFFCFVVAQMTFGQALFPYLQNPTPSSMIVNWKTGSNNETTVLYGSSPTNLNVTVTGTTNIFSDTGYNNNYFYHTAKITNLQPNTKYYYKIKTGTNESAVYNFRTLPLPGQPSTVDGKIRFFIMGDNQIKAEPRYDTLTLNAFKKLKEKFGPNSDPSDNVALTFMVGDQVDVGTLDHYENVHFKKNIKLSPYLPIQTTVGNHETYGTLGMNSYYAHFYIDEIRYKNIASGNENYYAQQAGNVLFVSLSSEHTGSAQQTWLQEILTAANNDPTVDWIISLSHRPYQAEQYVGDISTWVRNNAVPLLTSSSKYLMHVGAHHHLYHRGQLKDTPNYQIISGGTAWDQYWGMSTEQDFDDVQKTLTDWTYQIVEVDVTNGKVDVECYSIGGVYTKKYNELVDSFHRYKNQPKPAKPNITNTFSGPVTLPLTLNGSNFTSPNNELLNTTQFLISKAADFSVIEKEFYRDFENWFGKDGTPDKAKNLNAGVDITKVTFPANSISNGTYYVKTRYRDRNLEWSDWSDVKQFQITGSVVSNPTFTLDKTEYLQNTPIVATYTGGPGNLKDWVGIYKKGQIPATSTSQTYIYTNGQTAGTANFNSGLATKGQYFAGFFANDGYTEITPRKNFYVGPKVVLQATADAYPVGGTVKINFSNGPNLVKDWIGIYKMGQTPGTNTSATYKYVTTPAGSLDFTGLPKGYYFAQYFLEDGYTAIGEKVFFKVGDIVTELWINKPVYTLGENITASWTDSPGIIKDWLGIYPQSVQTPDDNFVSYTYFDGVTQGTKALSGAALPTTPGNYYMVMFTNDSYTEVSNRKQFQVTSGPTLGIDKVEKSTEKNVVLYPNPTKPGEPTFIKSDYPIDKIELLSANGDLLYESKNVHNQRFSLVNENLPKGVYFVKVHTRKLFTLKLIIQ